The Enterobacter asburiae sequence CGCTTACCATCTGGACGCTGGCACCTTTGCCGTGGCCGGGATGGGGGCACTGCTGGCCGCGTCCCTGCGTGCGCCGTTAACCGGCATAGTGCTGGTGCTGGAGATGACGGATAATTACCAGCTCATTTTGCCAATGATCATTACCTGTCTCGGGGCGACACTATTAGCCCAATTCCTGGGTGGAAAACCGCTATACTCCACCATCCTCGCGCGTACCCTGGCAAAACAAGAGGCGGAGCGGGCCGCCACGCAGAATACTTGAATGAATTACCAGGGTATTAGATAATGACGAAAAGAATTGGGTGAATTTTACCCAATAGCAGTATTCATGGGAGCATAAGATGAGTGATGACGTAGCTGTGCCGCTGGAATTTACCGAAGCAGCAGCCAACAAAGTGAAAACCCTGATTGCCGACGAAGACAATCCGGATCTGAAACTGCGTGTCTATATTACCGGTGGCGGCTGCAGCGGCTTCCAGTACGGTTTTACCTTTGACGATCAGGTGAACGACGGCGATATGACCATTGAGAAGCAGGGCGTCGCGCTGGTGGTTGACCCGATGAGCCTGCAGTATCTGGTAGGCGGTTCGGTGGATTATACCGAAGGTCTGGAAGGCTC is a genomic window containing:
- the erpA gene encoding iron-sulfur cluster insertion protein ErpA, producing the protein MSDDVAVPLEFTEAAANKVKTLIADEDNPDLKLRVYITGGGCSGFQYGFTFDDQVNDGDMTIEKQGVALVVDPMSLQYLVGGSVDYTEGLEGSRFVVTNPNATSTCGCGSSFSI